Proteins encoded by one window of Kineococcus endophyticus:
- the pcaG gene encoding protocatechuate 3,4-dioxygenase subunit alpha, whose protein sequence is MTRLAPTPGQTVGPFFHYAMPYPGDSELVPRGTPGAVRLHGTVFDGAGTPVSDALLEVWQADPDGAVVQRHGSLHRDGWTFTGFGRCATDGAGHYSFTTLTPGAVDGGLPFFAVTVFARGLLHRLTTRAYLPLADGATDPLLTAAGPRARTLVATADPDGYRFNVHLQGPEETVFLVAPGETPA, encoded by the coding sequence ATGACCCGCCTCGCGCCGACCCCGGGCCAGACCGTGGGCCCGTTCTTCCACTACGCCATGCCCTACCCCGGCGACTCCGAGCTCGTGCCGAGGGGGACCCCCGGGGCCGTCCGGCTGCACGGCACGGTCTTCGACGGTGCGGGCACCCCCGTCTCCGACGCCCTGCTGGAGGTCTGGCAGGCCGACCCCGACGGCGCCGTCGTCCAGCGGCACGGGTCCCTGCACCGCGACGGCTGGACGTTCACGGGGTTCGGCCGCTGCGCCACCGACGGGGCGGGCCACTACTCCTTCACGACCCTCACCCCCGGCGCGGTCGACGGCGGGCTGCCGTTCTTCGCCGTCACGGTCTTCGCCCGCGGGCTGCTGCACCGCCTCACCACCCGCGCTTACCTCCCCCTCGCCGACGGCGCGACGGATCCGCTGCTCACCGCGGCCGGCCCGCGGGCCCGCACCCTCGTCGCGACGGCCGACCCGGACGGCTACCGTTTCAACGTGCACCTGCAGGGTCCGGAGGAGACCGTCTTCCTCGTCGCACCGGGGGAAACCCCCGCGTGA
- a CDS encoding FAD-dependent monooxygenase has protein sequence MQFHHHGYVSGDPRVTPVPDGTAWDPDLPEEVDVLVVGAGPAGVLLAAQLSVFPGITTRLVDRREGRLAIGQADGIQARSVETFQAFGFAGRITEEAYRITEMCFWAPDPADPASIVRTTRAVDDPHGISEFPHLIVNQARVLDHFTEFMENSPSRMEPDFGYDFLDLTVHEDGRDHPVEVRLREASGAERTVHARYVVGCDGARSGVRRSIGLTLAGGAALHAWAVVDALAVTDFPDIRTKCAIQSRAGSILHIPREGGHLFRMYVDLGETAADDAGAVRATTVETAIAKANEILHPYTLDVKDVAWYSVYEVGHRLTERFDDVPAGVDRDPRVFIAGDACHTHSAKAGQGMNVSMQDAFNLGWKLAHVLSGRSPESLLRTYSAERQVIAQNLIDFDREWSTLMARKPEEFDDPGALGEFYTATAEFPAGFRTHYPASQVVADDAHQDLAKGFTVGKRFRSPRVSRVADGNPVHLGHHARADGRWRLYAFADGAPGAELTAWAQWLADDPASPVVAHTRPDEDLDALFDVKVVHPVPHPEVDLGTVPAVFLPRTGPFGLTDYEKVYALHPEEDVFAERGIDPAGCVVVVRPDQYVAAVLPLTDRAGLPAFFDGVFSPRR, from the coding sequence ATGCAGTTCCACCACCACGGGTACGTCTCGGGCGACCCGCGCGTCACCCCCGTCCCCGACGGCACCGCCTGGGACCCCGACCTGCCCGAGGAGGTCGACGTCCTCGTCGTCGGCGCCGGGCCGGCGGGCGTCCTGCTCGCCGCCCAGCTCTCGGTCTTCCCGGGCATCACCACCCGCCTCGTGGACCGCCGCGAGGGACGCCTGGCCATCGGCCAGGCGGACGGCATCCAGGCCCGCAGCGTCGAGACGTTCCAGGCGTTCGGCTTCGCGGGGCGGATCACCGAGGAGGCGTACCGGATCACCGAGATGTGCTTCTGGGCGCCGGACCCGGCCGACCCCGCCTCGATCGTGCGGACGACGCGGGCGGTCGACGACCCGCACGGCATCAGCGAGTTCCCGCACCTCATCGTCAACCAGGCCCGCGTCCTGGACCACTTCACCGAGTTCATGGAGAACTCCCCGAGCCGGATGGAACCCGACTTCGGCTACGACTTCCTCGACCTGACGGTCCACGAGGACGGCCGGGACCACCCCGTCGAGGTCCGGCTGCGCGAGGCGTCCGGCGCCGAGCGCACCGTGCACGCGCGGTACGTCGTGGGCTGCGACGGGGCCCGCAGCGGTGTCCGCCGCTCCATCGGGCTGACGCTCGCCGGCGGGGCCGCGCTGCACGCCTGGGCGGTCGTGGACGCCCTCGCGGTCACCGACTTCCCCGACATCCGCACCAAGTGCGCGATCCAGTCCCGGGCGGGCAGCATCCTGCACATCCCCCGCGAGGGCGGGCACCTGTTCCGCATGTACGTCGACCTCGGGGAGACCGCCGCGGACGACGCCGGCGCCGTCCGGGCCACGACCGTCGAGACGGCGATCGCCAAGGCGAACGAGATCCTGCACCCGTACACGCTCGACGTGAAGGACGTCGCCTGGTACAGCGTCTACGAGGTGGGGCACCGGCTCACCGAGCGGTTCGACGACGTGCCGGCGGGAGTGGACCGGGACCCGCGCGTCTTCATCGCGGGCGACGCCTGCCACACCCACAGCGCCAAGGCCGGTCAGGGCATGAACGTCTCGATGCAGGACGCGTTCAACCTCGGCTGGAAGCTCGCCCACGTCCTGTCCGGACGCAGCCCGGAGTCGTTGCTGCGCACGTACTCCGCCGAGCGGCAGGTCATCGCGCAGAACCTCATCGACTTCGACCGCGAGTGGTCGACCCTCATGGCGCGCAAGCCCGAGGAGTTCGACGACCCCGGCGCGCTCGGTGAGTTCTACACCGCCACCGCCGAGTTCCCGGCCGGGTTCCGCACGCACTACCCGGCCTCGCAGGTCGTCGCCGACGACGCGCACCAGGACCTCGCGAAGGGGTTCACGGTGGGCAAGCGGTTCAGGTCCCCCCGCGTCAGCCGGGTCGCCGACGGGAACCCCGTCCACCTGGGCCACCACGCCCGCGCCGACGGCCGCTGGCGGCTGTACGCCTTCGCCGACGGGGCGCCGGGTGCGGAACTCACCGCGTGGGCGCAGTGGCTGGCGGACGACCCGGCCTCCCCCGTCGTCGCCCACACCCGGCCGGACGAGGACCTCGACGCACTCTTCGACGTCAAGGTCGTCCACCCCGTCCCGCACCCCGAGGTCGACCTCGGCACGGTGCCGGCGGTGTTCCTGCCGCGCACCGGGCCGTTCGGCCTGACGGACTACGAGAAGGTCTACGCCCTGCACCCCGAGGAGGACGTGTTCGCCGAACGCGGGATCGACCCCGCCGGGTGCGTCGTGGTCGTCCGGCCCGACCAGTACGTGGCGGCCGTGCTGCCGCTGACCGATCGAGCCGGACTGCCCGCGTTCTTCGACGGGGTGTTCAGCCCGCGACGCTGA
- the pcaC gene encoding 4-carboxymuconolactone decarboxylase, which produces MVVRREVLGDEHVDRAVAGTTGFTADFQRYITENAWGAVWTRPGLDRRTRSLITLTALIARGHHEEFAMHVRAARRNGVTVAEIGETILASAVYCGVPDANTAFRIASAVLAELGEDLGSPEG; this is translated from the coding sequence ATGGTCGTGCGGCGCGAGGTGCTCGGCGACGAGCACGTCGACCGCGCCGTGGCCGGGACCACGGGGTTCACCGCCGACTTCCAGCGGTACATCACCGAGAACGCCTGGGGCGCGGTCTGGACGCGCCCCGGCCTGGACCGGCGTACGCGCTCGCTCATCACCCTCACGGCCCTCATCGCGCGCGGTCACCACGAGGAGTTCGCCATGCACGTGCGGGCCGCCCGGCGCAACGGCGTGACGGTCGCCGAGATCGGCGAGACGATCCTCGCCTCCGCCGTGTACTGCGGGGTGCCCGACGCGAACACCGCCTTCCGCATCGCCTCCGCAGTGCTGGCGGAGCTGGGCGAGGACCTGGGCTCCCCGGAGGGCTGA
- a CDS encoding helix-turn-helix transcriptional regulator, giving the protein MTSTSSTVSQTLEGPDFFSRLLATVADGDRRMTVEDADGRRFVLVSEERYRALEEFERRHGGLAPAAGRTPSLTAREREILQLTADGNPGAVVAERLGLAPNTVAQHLASVRRKYGVRSSAAAAALARQAGLVD; this is encoded by the coding sequence GTGACCAGCACGAGCTCCACGGTGAGCCAGACCCTCGAGGGTCCCGACTTCTTCTCCCGCCTCCTGGCGACGGTGGCCGACGGCGACCGCCGCATGACGGTGGAGGACGCCGACGGCCGCCGCTTCGTGCTCGTCTCCGAGGAGCGCTACCGGGCGCTGGAGGAGTTCGAGCGCCGCCACGGCGGTCTGGCGCCGGCGGCGGGGCGGACGCCGTCGCTGACCGCCCGCGAGCGGGAGATCCTCCAGCTGACCGCCGACGGGAACCCCGGCGCCGTCGTGGCCGAACGCCTGGGCCTGGCGCCGAACACCGTCGCCCAGCACTTGGCCTCGGTGCGTCGCAAGTACGGCGTCCGGTCCTCCGCCGCGGCCGCGGCCCTGGCGCGGCAGGCCGGTCTGGTCGACTGA
- a CDS encoding alpha/beta fold hydrolase: MTPDRPVLVLGPSLGTTAATCWGPVVDLLSDEFDVVAWELPGHGADRRPVPDDLTIADLAQQVAGAVAERHDGPFLYAGDSVGGQVGLQLLLDHPDRVLGAVLCCTGARIGTPDSWAGRAAQVRASGTASLVSATAERWFAPGFLDRRPAVGAALLHALRDTGTEGYTAVCGALARFDVRDRLAEVERPVVAVAGAHDAVCPPESLREIADGVRDGRLVVLQDVAHQAPAEAPQEIARIVRDLAREVTQ, encoded by the coding sequence GTGACCCCCGACCGACCCGTCCTGGTCCTCGGCCCCTCGCTCGGGACCACCGCCGCCACCTGCTGGGGCCCCGTCGTCGACCTGCTCTCCGACGAGTTCGACGTCGTCGCCTGGGAACTGCCCGGCCACGGCGCCGACCGCCGGCCCGTCCCCGACGACCTGACCATCGCCGACCTCGCCCAGCAGGTCGCAGGCGCCGTCGCCGAACGGCACGACGGCCCCTTCCTCTACGCGGGCGACTCGGTCGGCGGGCAGGTCGGGCTGCAACTCCTCCTGGACCACCCCGACCGCGTGCTGGGGGCCGTGCTGTGCTGCACGGGCGCGCGCATCGGGACGCCCGACTCGTGGGCGGGACGCGCGGCGCAGGTGCGGGCCTCGGGCACCGCCTCCCTGGTGAGCGCGACGGCGGAGCGCTGGTTCGCCCCGGGGTTCCTCGACCGGCGCCCCGCGGTCGGGGCCGCTCTGCTGCACGCGTTGCGGGACACGGGCACCGAGGGCTACACCGCGGTCTGCGGCGCGCTGGCGCGGTTCGACGTCCGCGACCGCCTCGCCGAGGTCGAGCGTCCCGTCGTCGCGGTCGCCGGCGCCCACGACGCCGTCTGCCCGCCGGAGTCCCTGCGGGAGATCGCCGACGGGGTGCGCGACGGGCGCCTCGTGGTCCTGCAGGACGTGGCGCACCAGGCCCCGGCCGAGGCGCCGCAGGAGATCGCCCGGATCGTCCGGGACCTGGCACGAGAGGTGACGCAGTGA
- the pcaH gene encoding protocatechuate 3,4-dioxygenase subunit beta, with protein sequence MTGPDTGLESQAALSAEIEDTAAKWATTREPEFQPHRDYPPYRSTLLRHPTKDLFQVDPEGVELFAPAFGQRDVDPLEADLTIQRGGEPLGERMVVTGRVVDGDGRPVRHQLVEVWQANAGGRYVHQRDQHPAPLDPNFTGMGRTLTDADGVYRFTTVKPGPYPWKNHHNAWRPAHIHFSLFGTDFTQRLVTQMYFPGDPLFALDPIYQSIVDPAARERLVATYDHDVTTHEWATGYRWDIVLTGAHRTPLEEEDHG encoded by the coding sequence ATGACCGGGCCGGACACGGGCCTGGAGAGCCAGGCCGCACTGTCGGCCGAGATCGAGGACACCGCGGCGAAGTGGGCCACGACCCGCGAGCCGGAGTTCCAACCCCACCGCGACTACCCGCCCTACCGCTCGACGCTGCTGCGGCACCCGACCAAGGACCTGTTCCAGGTCGACCCCGAGGGCGTGGAACTCTTCGCCCCCGCCTTCGGGCAGCGCGACGTCGACCCGCTCGAAGCGGACCTGACGATCCAGCGCGGCGGGGAGCCCCTCGGTGAGCGCATGGTGGTCACCGGACGCGTCGTCGACGGCGACGGCCGGCCCGTGCGCCACCAGCTGGTGGAGGTCTGGCAGGCGAACGCGGGCGGGCGCTACGTCCACCAGCGCGACCAGCACCCCGCCCCCCTGGACCCGAACTTCACGGGCATGGGCCGGACGCTCACCGACGCCGACGGCGTCTACCGGTTCACGACGGTGAAACCCGGGCCCTACCCCTGGAAGAACCACCACAACGCCTGGCGCCCGGCGCACATCCACTTCTCGCTGTTCGGCACCGACTTCACCCAGCGCCTCGTGACCCAGATGTACTTCCCGGGCGACCCGCTGTTCGCGCTGGACCCGATCTACCAGTCGATCGTCGACCCGGCGGCGCGCGAACGCCTCGTCGCCACCTACGACCACGACGTCACCACGCACGAGTGGGCGACGGGCTACCGGTGGGACATCGTCCTCACCGGCGCCCACCGCACGCCCCTGGAAGAGGAGGACCACGGATGA
- a CDS encoding 4-hydroxybenzoate 3-monooxygenase, whose product MTTPSHAPVTTHRTRVAVVGGGPAGLMASHLLHRAGIDTVVVDHRTVHEIETTHRAGILETDSVRLLTETGVYGDGPQRVLTEGDRHGGIFLRFDGASHHLDFERLVGNSVWLYPQTEVFTDLHRARTRDGGNLHYGVSDVGVHDVTGSPRVVFTAADGSRHEVQAEVVVGADGSRSVCRDLVAGHQRWFREYPFAWFGILCEAPKSSDELIYNRSETGFALISQRTESVQRMYFQCDPAENVDDWSDARIWDELQGRLAGRDGFELVEGPVISRSVLPFRSFVQTPMRHGRLVLAGDAAHTVPPTGAKGLNLALADVRVLAEVLVDALTKDDLDLLDEYTDRALARVWKAQHFSYWMTTMLHRSPGSEGFDDLRQLGELHSLVSSEAGSTYLAEGYTGWPTR is encoded by the coding sequence ATGACGACGCCGTCCCACGCCCCCGTCACGACCCACCGCACGCGGGTCGCGGTCGTCGGGGGTGGCCCCGCGGGCCTCATGGCCTCCCACCTGCTGCACCGCGCGGGGATCGACACGGTGGTCGTGGACCACCGGACGGTCCACGAGATCGAGACGACCCACCGCGCGGGCATCCTGGAGACCGACAGCGTGCGCCTGCTCACCGAGACGGGCGTCTACGGCGACGGACCCCAGCGCGTCCTCACCGAGGGCGACCGCCACGGCGGCATCTTCCTGCGCTTCGACGGCGCGTCCCACCACCTGGACTTCGAGCGGCTCGTCGGGAACTCCGTCTGGCTCTACCCGCAGACCGAGGTGTTCACCGACCTGCACCGCGCCCGCACCCGCGACGGCGGGAACCTGCACTACGGCGTCTCCGACGTCGGGGTGCACGACGTCACCGGATCGCCCCGGGTGGTCTTCACCGCGGCCGACGGGTCGCGGCACGAGGTGCAGGCCGAGGTCGTCGTCGGCGCCGACGGGTCCCGCAGCGTCTGCCGCGACCTCGTCGCCGGCCACCAGCGCTGGTTCCGCGAGTACCCGTTCGCCTGGTTCGGGATCCTCTGCGAGGCCCCCAAGAGTTCTGACGAACTGATCTACAACCGCTCCGAGACGGGGTTCGCGCTCATCAGCCAGCGCACCGAGTCGGTGCAGCGCATGTACTTCCAGTGCGACCCGGCGGAGAACGTCGACGACTGGTCCGACGCCCGGATCTGGGACGAGCTCCAGGGACGGCTCGCCGGCCGGGACGGGTTCGAACTCGTCGAGGGTCCCGTCATCAGCCGTTCGGTCCTGCCGTTCCGCAGCTTCGTCCAGACCCCGATGCGGCACGGCCGCCTCGTCCTGGCCGGAGACGCCGCGCACACCGTCCCGCCGACGGGCGCGAAGGGCCTGAACCTCGCCCTGGCCGACGTCCGGGTGCTCGCCGAGGTCCTGGTGGACGCCCTGACCAAGGACGACCTCGACCTGCTCGACGAGTACACCGACCGCGCCCTGGCCCGGGTGTGGAAGGCCCAGCACTTCAGCTACTGGATGACGACGATGCTGCACCGCAGCCCCGGCAGCGAGGGTTTCGACGACCTCCGCCAGCTCGGGGAACTGCACTCCCTGGTCTCCTCCGAGGCCGGGTCCACCTACCTCGCGGAGGGTTACACCGGATGGCCGACACGATGA
- a CDS encoding IclR family transcriptional regulator gives MAGRSAPGASLVDRALDVLGAFEPEHRVLRLADLAARSGLTPSTTLRIVRRLQTRGFVARRADGSYVVGRRTWDLGLLAPVQTDLRDVAAPFLQDLQAATRATVHLAQRDGDRVLYLDRLQGSASVPVVSRVGGRLPLHTTGVGKVLLAHAPADVVAHVLAGLDRVTPYSITSPALLQRQLAQVRREGFASTSGEMDVGNASVAVPVRGADGQVVAALGLVVATLGRDRQRLVAALTVAAAGIGRALRADLRLPG, from the coding sequence GTGGCCGGTCGTTCCGCTCCCGGCGCCTCCCTCGTGGACCGCGCCCTCGACGTGCTCGGCGCCTTCGAGCCCGAGCACCGCGTCCTGCGCCTGGCCGACCTCGCGGCCCGCAGCGGGCTCACTCCGTCCACGACGCTGCGCATCGTGCGCCGGCTGCAGACCAGGGGTTTCGTCGCCCGGCGCGCGGACGGGTCCTACGTGGTGGGGCGCCGGACGTGGGACCTCGGGCTGCTGGCGCCGGTGCAGACCGACCTGCGCGACGTCGCCGCGCCGTTCCTGCAGGACCTGCAGGCGGCGACGCGGGCCACGGTGCACCTCGCCCAGCGTGACGGCGACCGGGTCCTCTACCTCGACCGGTTGCAGGGGTCGGCGTCGGTGCCCGTCGTGAGCCGCGTCGGCGGGCGGCTGCCCCTGCACACCACCGGGGTGGGCAAGGTCCTGCTGGCGCACGCCCCCGCGGACGTCGTGGCGCACGTCCTCGCCGGGCTGGACCGCGTGACGCCGTACAGCATCACCTCGCCCGCTCTGCTGCAGCGTCAGCTCGCCCAGGTCCGCCGGGAGGGCTTCGCCAGCACGAGCGGGGAGATGGACGTCGGGAACGCCTCCGTCGCCGTGCCCGTGCGGGGAGCCGACGGGCAGGTCGTCGCGGCCCTCGGCCTCGTGGTCGCGACGCTCGGCCGCGACCGGCAGCGGCTCGTGGCGGCGCTCACGGTGGCGGCGGCGGGCATCGGGCGCGCCCTGCGGGCCGATCTTCGCCTGCCCGGGTGA
- a CDS encoding lyase family protein, producing the protein MSELFRPGDHRAGDVFSDEAFTAAMVAVESAWAGADLTAPDEPLDVEAGGNPLIPLVRALRRANPGVEVHTGLTSQDVVDTALVLMLRDAVGRVRTHLADAQAALATLDAAHGHLEVTARTLTQWALPVPLSHRFAAWRTGLLEADADLAALTYPVQAGGPVGVLTERRDLAARLGLADAPSWHTTRRPVTRAGDALATTTDACGHVARDVLTLSRPEVGELSEGTGGGSSSMPHKANPVLSVLIRSTALAAPQLAATLHAAAADQVDERADGAWHAEWDTLRLLARRTVVATAQTADLLAGLTVHPDRAAANLAAAERLRGGTP; encoded by the coding sequence GTGAGCGAACTCTTCCGGCCCGGTGACCACCGGGCCGGCGACGTGTTCTCCGACGAGGCCTTCACCGCGGCGATGGTCGCGGTGGAGTCGGCGTGGGCCGGTGCGGACCTGACGGCCCCCGACGAGCCGCTCGACGTCGAGGCGGGCGGCAACCCCCTCATCCCGCTGGTCCGGGCCCTGCGCCGGGCCAACCCCGGCGTCGAGGTGCACACCGGGCTGACGAGCCAGGACGTCGTGGACACCGCGCTCGTCCTGATGCTGCGGGACGCGGTGGGCCGGGTCCGCACCCACCTCGCGGACGCCCAGGCCGCACTGGCGACCCTCGACGCCGCCCACGGCCACCTCGAGGTCACGGCCCGCACCCTGACGCAGTGGGCGCTGCCCGTCCCGTTGTCCCACCGCTTCGCCGCGTGGCGCACGGGACTGCTCGAGGCCGACGCGGACCTCGCCGCGCTGACCTACCCCGTCCAGGCCGGTGGGCCCGTCGGGGTGCTGACCGAGCGCCGCGACCTCGCCGCCCGGCTGGGCCTGGCCGACGCACCGTCCTGGCACACGACCCGACGTCCGGTGACCCGCGCCGGGGACGCGCTGGCGACGACGACCGACGCGTGCGGGCACGTCGCCCGGGACGTCCTGACGCTGTCGCGGCCCGAGGTCGGGGAACTGTCCGAGGGCACGGGCGGCGGGTCGTCGTCCATGCCGCACAAGGCGAACCCCGTGCTGTCCGTCCTGATCCGCTCCACCGCCCTCGCGGCCCCCCAGCTCGCCGCGACGCTGCACGCGGCCGCGGCCGACCAGGTCGACGAACGCGCCGACGGGGCCTGGCACGCCGAGTGGGACACCCTGCGACTGCTGGCCCGCCGGACGGTCGTGGCGACCGCGCAGACCGCGGACCTGCTGGCGGGTCTGACCGTCCACCCCGACAGGGCCGCGGCGAACCTCGCCGCGGCGGAACGACTTCGCGGAGGAACCCCGTGA
- a CDS encoding cysteine hydrolase family protein, with protein MTAALVVVDVQQDYFPGGAFPLVGPEEAAQAAGRVLAAARGAGLVVVHVQHHSVDGTPFLRPGTPGVQIHPAVAPGPGEALVVKHAPNSFLDTGLEELLRERGVEDLVVLGMMTSMCVDSTVRSAAERGFAVTVVADACAAPDLELAGVQVPGAVAHTAFLAALGDGFARVVTSDELTGELG; from the coding sequence GTGACCGCAGCCCTCGTCGTCGTCGACGTCCAGCAGGACTACTTCCCGGGTGGGGCGTTCCCCCTCGTCGGGCCGGAGGAGGCCGCGCAGGCCGCCGGCCGGGTGCTCGCCGCGGCGCGGGGGGCCGGCCTCGTCGTGGTCCACGTCCAGCACCACAGCGTGGACGGGACCCCCTTCCTGCGGCCCGGCACTCCCGGTGTGCAGATCCACCCGGCCGTGGCCCCGGGGCCGGGCGAGGCGCTCGTGGTCAAGCACGCGCCGAACTCGTTCCTGGACACCGGGCTGGAGGAGCTGCTGCGCGAGCGCGGCGTGGAGGACCTCGTCGTCCTCGGGATGATGACGAGCATGTGCGTCGACTCCACGGTCCGCTCGGCGGCCGAGCGGGGTTTCGCCGTCACCGTCGTCGCCGACGCCTGCGCCGCACCGGATCTCGAACTCGCCGGGGTGCAGGTGCCCGGGGCCGTGGCCCACACCGCGTTCCTCGCGGCGCTCGGGGACGGGTTCGCGCGGGTCGTGACCAGCGACGAGCTGACGGGAGAGCTCGGCTAA
- a CDS encoding alpha-keto acid decarboxylase family protein, producing the protein MTSRSTPAVPTVTVGAYLARRLVELGGAHLFGLPGDFNLSLLDEMLEVPGIEWVGNTNELNAAYAADAYARTTRGVAALVTTYGVGELSAVNGIAGSYAEDVPVVQVTGMPETGACQRGALLHHSLADGDHEHFARAYREVTATGSVLRAADAALEIDRVLRVALERSKPVYLGIPADVAVARVSSAPLRRPLRPAPSDPVALDDLRVALAEVLADVPALTVLAGTQVHRRRAEGGLAALAGRDGVRVATLVGAKAMLPEQHPASLGTYQGAMTISPDVRRAVDEADLLVLAGAVLSDVMTGLFSHGFDPSRAVRLGIAEAVVDGVTFHDVRLEDTLPLLAEVVRDREFAALPPVEGVWPHVTAPSAQAEAGDGPLTQHALWRTVQGWLPEDAIVVADAGTSLYGSLELRLPPGAELLVQPIWSSIGFTLPAVLGTCLAAPHRRSILFVGDGAAQLTVQEIATVLQRERSAGQPAPVVVVVDNSGYTIERVLQSPKAVYQDVTSWDWLAVPALFAPGRDVLTARAGTRAELEDALDRIAAAPERPAVVHAVLDAHDVPPLLARLGEAVHGTR; encoded by the coding sequence ATGACGTCTCGCTCCACGCCCGCGGTGCCCACGGTGACCGTCGGCGCGTACCTGGCCCGCCGCCTCGTCGAACTGGGGGGAGCGCACCTGTTCGGCCTCCCCGGCGACTTCAACCTCAGCCTCCTCGACGAGATGCTCGAGGTGCCCGGGATCGAGTGGGTCGGCAACACCAACGAGCTCAACGCGGCGTACGCGGCCGACGCCTACGCCCGCACGACCCGCGGGGTCGCCGCCCTCGTCACCACCTACGGGGTCGGGGAGCTGTCCGCCGTCAACGGCATCGCCGGCAGCTACGCCGAGGACGTCCCCGTCGTGCAGGTCACCGGGATGCCCGAGACGGGGGCCTGCCAGCGCGGCGCCCTGCTGCACCACTCCCTCGCCGACGGCGACCACGAGCACTTCGCGCGCGCCTACCGCGAGGTCACCGCCACCGGGTCCGTGCTGCGCGCCGCCGACGCCGCGCTGGAGATCGACCGCGTCCTGCGCGTCGCCCTCGAACGCTCCAAGCCCGTCTACCTCGGGATCCCCGCCGACGTCGCCGTCGCCCGCGTCTCCAGCGCCCCGCTGCGCCGGCCGCTGCGCCCGGCCCCCAGCGACCCCGTCGCCCTCGACGACCTGCGCGTCGCCCTCGCCGAGGTCCTCGCCGACGTCCCCGCCCTGACGGTGCTGGCCGGCACCCAGGTGCACCGCCGCCGCGCCGAGGGCGGGCTGGCGGCGCTCGCGGGCCGGGACGGGGTGCGCGTGGCGACCCTCGTCGGGGCCAAGGCGATGCTGCCCGAGCAGCACCCGGCGAGCCTGGGCACCTACCAGGGCGCCATGACCATCTCGCCCGACGTGCGCCGCGCCGTCGACGAGGCCGACCTGCTCGTCCTGGCCGGCGCCGTCCTGTCCGACGTCATGACGGGGTTGTTCAGCCACGGTTTCGACCCCTCCCGCGCGGTCCGGCTCGGCATCGCCGAGGCCGTGGTCGACGGCGTGACGTTCCACGACGTGCGGCTGGAGGACACCCTCCCGCTGCTGGCCGAGGTCGTGCGGGACCGGGAGTTCGCCGCGCTGCCGCCCGTCGAAGGGGTGTGGCCGCACGTCACCGCGCCCTCGGCGCAGGCGGAGGCGGGGGACGGCCCGCTGACGCAGCACGCCCTGTGGCGCACCGTGCAGGGGTGGCTGCCGGAGGACGCGATCGTCGTCGCGGACGCGGGCACGTCCCTCTACGGGAGCCTGGAACTGCGCCTGCCGCCGGGGGCCGAACTCCTCGTGCAGCCCATCTGGTCCTCCATCGGGTTCACGCTGCCCGCCGTCCTGGGGACCTGCCTGGCCGCCCCGCACCGGCGTTCGATCCTCTTCGTCGGCGACGGCGCCGCGCAGCTCACGGTGCAGGAGATCGCGACCGTCCTGCAGCGGGAGCGTTCGGCTGGTCAGCCCGCTCCCGTCGTCGTCGTGGTCGACAACTCCGGCTACACCATCGAACGCGTGCTGCAGAGCCCCAAGGCCGTCTACCAGGACGTCACGTCCTGGGACTGGCTCGCGGTGCCCGCCCTGTTCGCCCCCGGCCGCGACGTCCTCACCGCCCGCGCCGGCACCCGCGCCGAGCTCGAGGACGCCCTGGACCGCATCGCGGCCGCTCCGGAGCGGCCGGCGGTCGTGCACGCGGTCCTCGACGCCCACGACGTGCCGCCGCTGCTGGCGCGGCTGGGGGAGGCCGTGCACGGGACGCGCTGA